In Clupea harengus chromosome 1, Ch_v2.0.2, whole genome shotgun sequence, one DNA window encodes the following:
- the unm_sa1261 gene encoding serine/threonine-protein kinase SBK1 — MTSSSSPRVSRASIDILEELQLIAAQNMEKLEINRYYEVIRELGKGTYGKVDLVVHKIRGTKMALKYLRKKTTKLKSFLREYSISLYLSPCPYIINMFGISFETDDYYIFAQEYASAGDLFDIIPPQVGLPEVVAKRCVHQVAIGLDFLHGRKLVHRDIKPENVLIFDRECRKVKLSDFGMTRRAGSPVKRVSGTIPYTAPELCDASRRDGFLVEPSTDVWAFGVLLFCMLTGNFPWEKALPSDAFYEEFARWQRGRSAQVPSQWRRFTPQALRMFRRLLAIQQDRRCSVKDVFAHFDDYWMLDTENGNVPTVVTTTGVASTAVSSAGAGAYSSPSSAGGSGPPAELSSSSSSEEDELVERLKQQSLSAVVTKGGIIMEAMAASHYSSSANSSPASNNGYERASRDSNGNGGRILVTTPIEICV; from the exons ATGACCTCGTCCTCCTCGCCTCGCGTCTCTCGCGCCTCCATCGACATCCTGGAGGAGCTGCAGCTCATCGCCGCCCAGAACATGGAGAAGCTGGAGATCAATAGGTACTATGAGGTCATCCGCGAGCTGGGCAAGGGGACCTACGGGAAGGTGGATCTCGTGGTCCATAAAATCAGAG GCACTAAAATGGCTCTGAAGTACCTGCGGAAGAAGACCACCAAGCTGAAGAGCTTCCTGCGGGAGTACAGCATCTCACTCTACCTGTCGCCCTGCCCCTACATTATCAACATGTTTGGCATTTCCTTCGAGACAGACGACTACTACATCTTCGCTCAGGAGTATGCCTCAGCTGGCGACCTCTTCGACATCATTCCGCCCCAG GTGGGTCTCCCTGAGGTGGTTGCCAAGCGCTGTGTGCACCAGGTGGCCATCGGTCTGGACTTCCTCCATGGCAGGAAGCTGGTGCATCGCGATATCAAGCCTGAGAACGTGCTCATCTTCGACCGCGAGTGCCGCAAGGTGAAGCTGTCGGACTTCGGCATGACGCGACGTGCGGGCTCACCGGTGAAGCGCGTGAGCGGCACAATCCCGTACACAGCGCCGGAGCTGTGTGATGCCTCACGACGCGATGGCTTTCTGGTGGAGCCCAGCACCGACGTGTGGGCCTTCGGCGTGCTGCTCTTCTGCATGCTCACGGGCAACTTCCCCTGGGAGAAGGCACTGCCCTCGGACGCCTTCTACGAGGAGTTCGCCCGCTGGCAGCGCGGCCGTTCGGCCCAAGTGCCCTCGCAGTGGCGCCGCTTCACGCCCCAGGCGCTGCGCATGTTCCGCCGCCTGCTCGCCATCCAGCAGGACCGCCGCTGCTCCGTCAAGGACGTCTTCGCCCACTTCGATGACTACTGGATGCTGGACACTGAGAACGGGAACGTGCCCACCGTCGTCACGACGACGGGAGTGGCATCGACGGCGGTATCATCGGCCGGGGCGGGGGCgtactcctctccctcctctgcaggcggcagtggtCCCCCTGCTGAGCTCAGCAGCTCTTCATCATCTGAGGAAGACGAGCTGGTCGAGCGGCTGAAGCAGCAGAGCCTCTCGGCCGTGGTGACCAAGGGCGGCATCATCATGGAGGCCATGGCGGCCTCACACTACTCCTCCTCGGCCAACAGCTCGCCCGCCTCCAACAACGGCTATGAGCGAGCCTCTCGCGACAGCAACGGCAATGGCGGCCGCATCCTCGTCACCACGCCCATCGAGATTTGCGTTTAA